The Ursus arctos isolate Adak ecotype North America chromosome X, UrsArc2.0, whole genome shotgun sequence genome includes the window GAGTGGCCTTTCTACAGCACATTTTCGGTAATCCTATATTTAGTCAAAATGGATAAGAAATCATGTATTAATGTTTGTATGGAATTTTGGGTCTAGtgtaatatttttatcatttaaaaaaacctatttgtaaaaacatttatttactgcATGGATATTGACGTACATTAAATTTGTGGAATTTTgtatatgtaaaaaaaagaaacccaaaacctCTTGTCCTAAAATGAAGTGTGCTTGTTACAGGTGTTTAGACTTGTTGATGTTTACTAGACCAAATGTGtacattcacttaaaaatatatgtacctgATGGATGTGTCATGAATACAGTGGCAAGGTTGTGCCCTGTAAAGAATGAGCAGTTGATGGAAAGACTAGCTGTGTTGCTACTAAGCAGCTTTTACTTTTGTAATGTCAGCTCTGTGGttttaaatggtaaaaattaaactaatgaattttaaaagactcGTGACTAGCTTAGCATGAAAGAGACCTTTTAACACTATATTTATCTGTACATTTTATTGCATTAGTTTCAAATCTAGGAGAGAGGCAGCACTGTAaacttaagtgaaataaatttagCTCTTAATGAATCCTTATAAGGCACCTACTTTATTCATACAGAGTCCTCACCACATTTCTCTGATACCTAATCACAGAgcctccctccccctacccccttccctaGTCAGGGAACTTTGCCACTCCATCCGTGGTACAAGCCAGAAGCAGCAGCTGTTCCGTGTGTGCAAGGATCTTTTCGGAGACCCTACAAAATCAAGCTCCTTTCCCATTTAGCTGACACAAACTTGAAAATTTCACCtactcctctttcctttctgttgatTCTTgggaagttggggtgggggggaagcgcCAAAAATGTGTtgtgttttttgtggggtttttttgttttttgtttttacaaatataaCCTACGGCATGTCTGCAGAATGAACTtttaaagaagatgaaagaagttTGGGTTTTGCTAGATGTTCCATGTAACCAGAAGAACCTGATTATTATGGCTAAGAACTgctgaaataaaacttaaaaccaaTGAGCTGCCTAAAGCCAGGGCAAAAGCAGGCTAGGGGTAATAATGAGGGACAAAAGAACTTAACCTAGGATATTTTCTCCAAGAAAAAAGTGCTTTCTTAGAGATTTTTTCCCACTCAGTTCTACATTTATATTAAACCATCAGAGCAGAACTATAAACGTGGTTCTGAATCATAAAATCATAGTTCTCCTTACAATGATTTCATGCTATTTAATGAAGGCACTTTCCCTTCACTATTTATTCAGATAATGCCATCTTTTCCGACTATTTATTACAGCCTTTATAGCTAACAATTTTCCGGGTTTTGTATACAACTTCTTGTGGTACATTTTTGGCCTTGTTTGTTTGGCACAAAAGTAATCACCGTTTAGCACCTAGGGCAACACTTTAACTGTAAGAGGGAAAACAGggccatattttattttcaaaagtccATTTCTGGACCAGCATGAGTCTTCCTAGAAATCCCCAGCTCACTGAAGCCTATTCATACATTCTATTTTGACCCCTCCAGTCTCCCATTCTCAGCTTAAGGGGCATTTTTCCTCTTCGACCAAGCCTTTGTTTGCATCCTTAAACTTCAGAAGCCGCTCTGCTCCCAGAGTCCCATTCTTAGGAAAAGCCCACGCGTTACTCTGTAAGCCTGCTCAAGCGCGACTTTTCTCCTCTGTCGTCCGGAGACTGCACTAACCCAATAAGCCCAGCACTAAATCTGGCGCCTCTCCGAGCCCGCCCTCCCTCTCCTCATCCCCACCCTCAGCCAGCTGCAGCACTGCGCACTGGAGGCCATTCCAGGCCCAGGGTAGCGCGCAGCCAATGTCCTCCCAGCGGTCCAGGTCGAGGTCATAGCCCACCACGTTGCGGGTAGGCACCTGCCGCGAGTCCCGCCACTTGAGGCCGCCCAGCAGCAGCGCCGTCTCCTCCACCACGGCCAGCCCATAGCAGAAGCGATCATAGGGTAGCGGCCGCAGCCGAGTCCACTGGTCCGTGCCGGGGTCATAGCGTTCGATCTCAGAGAAGGGCTCATAGCGCCCCAGAAAGGCGAACACCGCGCCGCGCAGCACAGCCATATGGTGCCCGAAGCGGGCCGTGCTCATGGGCGCCCTCTTGCTCCACGCGcgctccccagggcccagggcatACACTTCCCGGAGGCTGCTCGCGCCGCCCTCGCCTCTTCCCGCCTTACCCCCAGAGATGTACACGACGCCGCGGTCCCCGACGGCCCCCGCGTGGCCGTGCAGCGCCCGCGGCAGTGCCCCGGCCGCCGTCCAGCGGTCCCGGCGCAGATCATACATCTCTACGGACGCCAGCGCCTGGCCGTCCGCGCCCAGACCCCcgacagccaggagcccctcgCCTACGGCGCCGCACCAGAAATGGGCCCGCGCTTCCCGCATAGCGGGCACCGTGGTCCAAGCGTGGAAGCGCGGGTCGTAGCGGTGCACCTCGGCCGTGACCGCCCGCACGCCGTCCGCCGGGGGTGAGGAGGCGCCATCAGAAGGACTCTCCCCGCCCAGGACGAACAGGAAATTGCCTACGGTGCACACGCTGTGCCCCAGTAGCGGCGCAGGCAGGCGTGTGAGACTGCGCCAGCGGTGGTTGTACACGTCGAAGGCCACCACGTCCTGGGTGAACTCCcaatcctcctcctcttccaattgctcatcttcctcctcctcctcctcctcctcctcctctggctccGCCGCGGCGACCCTGCCCCTGGCTACCCCCCGGGGGACCACGACCTCCTCGATCACCGCCTCCCGCGCCCTGCACCCCCCTACCAACAAGATGCGGGTTTGGGGACTCCGGACGCTGGTCTGCTCGCCCTGCAAGAGCGGCTGGCGGGAGGGCGCCGTGTGGTAGTTGAGGGCCTGGATGATGAGGCCCTTGACCCGGGCGGGCAGGACGAGGCCAGAGCCGGAGTACACGCGCCGCAGCACGTCAGCAGGTACTAGGCCGAAGCGAACACGCTCGAGCAGCGAGGCGCAGTGGGCCAGGCGTTCGGCCTCAGGCTCCTGCCGCAGCCAGGCCAGTGCTAGACCCAGCAGCCAGTCCTCAGGCACCCGCGCCACGTCAGGGGCACCCAACACAGCCTTCAGCGACGTGGGGTTCAGCTCCAGCAGCCCCATGGGGCCCGCGCCCCGCAGCAGCAGCTCCCGCAGGTGGCGCACGATACAGCCCTCCGCGGCGCCCAGCGTGTGCGCCAGGCCGAAGCGCGCCGCCATGTTGGCGGCGAAGCAGCAGTTCTCCGGCGCCAGCTGGCGTTCCAGGTAGCGACCGCACAGCCCCAGTGCCTCGGTCACCTGCAGGTAGCTGGCGGCCTCCAGCGTGTCTTCCACCGTGTCCATGGAGAGCGGCAGCCAGGCGGTGTAAATGAAGTCCAGCAAGCGCTGCAGGCCGGCCGCCGACGGCACTTGTAGGTGGATCACGCTGGCCCTGGATTCCCGGGTGTGGCTCTTGAACAGGGCCCTGAAGTAGTCGCTGGAACACGCGAGCAGCGACCTATGCGCCGGGAACTCGCTGCCCTCGACCTCCAGCGTCACATCGCACAGGAAGCCCTCCGAGCGCAGGGCCTGATAGCCGGTGAGCAGTGCGCCGCCATGAGCTTTACAGTAAGATAGGAAGTAACTCATGATGTCCCGGGCGGGAAGCGGCCTGGCCAGGGCTGGAGCCCACCCGGCACGGCCAGAGGCATCTCGGGGCACAGGGCCCCCTACGCGAGCCCCACAGCCCCTAGCAGGGGCCCGTTTTTTGCCTGCTCAGCTTAAAGCCCAGGGCTCCTTCATCCAGGCCTGCAGATATCCCTGTACCCCTCAGAGCAAACCCGGTCGGGGAATGGTTTCCAGACGCTCCCAGTAGCGGAGGGCACGGAGTTTGGAGTCTTCCAGAGGGAGCAGGGTTTGCTTGTGGCTGCTCCCGAGGCTCCCAGCGCGTTGCCCAAAGCCCCCTCCCCGTCCCAGTTTGGGGAGCCCACACCTGCGCGCCAGGGGCCGCAGTGGCCACGCACCATCACCTGGAAGGGCCGAGCTGTGGGTGGACTGATTCTGAGGGGTGCTGGATCTCCGATGGCGCTGATGCGCGGATGTGGCCCGGCTCGGGGCGTCCCGGGAGTGCGGGGCGAAGGCTCTGGCCTCCCGGGGGTGGACGAGGAGGACGGACACTGCGGGCACCCGCGAGGGCCTGGGACAACTGGgtatggggcgggggggggtgagCTTGTTCCGCGCGGAGGATCAAATCAAAGCCTGGGGGATTAAGAAGGGGGGGGGCGCAGGTCAGCGCGGCGGGTCGGAGGCATGATTGGGCGCCGTACATAACATGCCGGTAGCTCACAGCGACAGGAATAGCGCGCGGTCTCTGCCTCCccggcgcgccccgccccgcgccccggctGCTGGCCGCGAACCCAGGGCCGGGGCTCTGGAGGGAGCGGCCCGGGCCTGGGATGTGACTCCGGTGACCCGAGGAGTCGCCGGTCACCAGGGGGGTCTCGAGAACTCTGCTAGGGCTGCGGGAGGCCCTCACTGGAGGGGCGCGAGTCGCCGGGGACCCTGTACCAGGTGGTGTCTGGGGAGAGGCGGCCGGCTGGGCCGGAGGAGTGTCGATTCCCTGATGCACTTGCGGCTGGGAAAGAAACCCCTGGCTCGAAACTTTCTGCTTTGAGAAGGCTCTAATTAATCTGGCGGGGGCGGGGATTAAGCGGCGACTTTGCGCGCTGACACCCCGGAGGCCGCTGCGCGCGGTGGAGCTACTGGCGGGAACCACGCCCGGAGGAATCTGGGGCTCCCCGCCAGCGGCGCTCGGTAACCTATCCCTCACCTGGACTCACCCTTTCGAGATGCTGGGCCTACTCTGCGCCTTTCCCGAGGCGGCCCGCGTCTCCCGGGCTGGCTTGTCTCACATTCTGCGCTGGGGAATTTGCTCCCACCCCCGCTCCCTGACCCCAGCCGAGTTCTCCCTTCCTGTTCTTGGATCCTGCCCAACCCATCCCTTAGCAAAGTGGACAAGGAAATTGGGTTTTCTGCCTTTGAATGACCActtcctttaagaaaataattcgtTCCAGTTTCTCTCCCTGACTTTCCAGACTGTGATCTAATTACTGCCTGCTACATCTTCAATGCAGCGACAAGATAATAGGCAGTAAGGTCACAAAGCTCGGTAGAGGCTGGAGTTTCGTAGGGCCCCTTTTCATGAAGTTATTTATAAGATGCACCCAGCACAGAAATGATGACTAAAACCACCCAATCTTGAGACATTAGGAAAgcatttctccatctcctccatcctgctCTTAAATAACTAAACGATTAATATAACTGTTCTTTCTTGCCAATTTGGAGCTTCTGTGTTTTGCTTTCATCtagaattgatttttctattttacaatGCAACCCCTCTGGCAATCTGTTTTAAGTGAACCTTTTGAGGGCATCTGAAATAACTTGCATTTCTGACAGTCGAGGttgtgtttcatttaaaaaaacaaagtccaaggaagtataaaaatgtatcattttctgCCTCATATGCCATCGGTACTTACAAGGTCTCCAATTAGAATTCTTCAAGTGcataaaaatattagtaaaatgatCCTGCTTTCTTGTCAAAGATGGAATTGCTTTATGACTTAAATTAGCCAAATTATAAAATGCAGGCAGAGACTCAAACTAAGGGCTTGCTTAAACTCCAGAGGCTAAAAATACTCCAATTTGAATTCCTAATGTTAAAACTACAGATGGATTCAGGCAGggtgctggttttttttttttaagtactaaaaTTCttagttcaaaaataaaataacagtttGGTTCAGTGTGCACAGATCCGAGTGGTGAAATTAAAGGGCCTTTACTAGACCTAATAGAAATTTGCTAGAAGGAATAGTGGAGATCATTTAGCCAaactctctccttttcctctgccatttcttgtttttcttttcaaacaaatgTGGCAAATGAGCCCCAGAGAGAGTACAATTTGTCTGGATGACTTGGATATTGAGTTACGGAGTCTGGACGGGAATCCAGGGCTCTCTCGCCGCTATATTATGTGACCTGctgtatgataaaaataaaatagtgcaaCACACCGTCAGATTACTTAAACCAAATTTCAGAGTGATGAAgtttaaatacagttttttaaacaCGTTTTTAACTCCAAAATCGATCACATCTCATCAGATCTGTCCATCGTCATGCATTCAGGTTGAATCCAAAATGTCATACTTCTTGAGAATAAAGATGCTGTGGAAGGCTTTACATCTTGACATCAAAAATCAACTTACACAACAAGCATGTGTTCATTGCTGGCGCAACGTGCCACCTTTATGTATTTTGCTGTTGAGGATACAATGAACTGTGTTAATGGGAGAAATTTTCATATTAGATGTGTTTCCAAGGTTTTgtctagaaaatataattatcagTGCATCCAAGAACATTCTTGTCCTTTGAGTAACATTTGTGGAAAGGATCAAGATTTTAACTTTTGTGCAATATTAAGTATGCTAAATAACATTTCAGTGTGTGCCTTTTTAGTTGTTGTGATAGATGTGTGTCTTAAGTTGGATCCCCTAGAAGCAGTCTCTACAACTCAACCTGAACGCATGGGAATGAGCACATGTAGTGGGATATGAGCATCATGTTGAAAATGATCTGCTCTGAGTGGCCTTCCCCCTTTAAACTATAAGCTCCTCGAGGGCAAGgactgtttcttgattttttaaccTCTAGCCCCTATCACAGTCTTTGGCATAAGTAATGTTGAGTTGAACAGATCTAGGGAATGGTACCTCGTGGTACCATCAGTGGGAGGAGTAAAAGGTTATTGAGAGGAACTTGACGGGAACAATTAGTTCCTTCTTTCtggttctctttcttcccttcaccCAGCTGGCATTGAAGACACATCCTGGTCAGGCTCACAACTCTGGGAATCAAATGGGTAGCTGTGAGTGGCGCCTCACCAGACCCGACTCTTCTGAGAAGCCCAGACCACCTCATCCAGCCCCCACTGCAGGCCAGTGCCACCCCACAGCCCAAGTCCTTTACCCAGATCAGCACCACATGGCTCTCAGCAACTAGTCAGACGTGCTACTGCTGCCCCTACCTGGACAAGgggccccaggtgccccagcagctgCTCCGTGCCCCAGTTTATATGGCTGGGCTTCTACTGAAGGCCCAGCTACACACTCTGTCATTCCTGGTGGGACCCTGAAATTTGCCCTGAACCCCTCACCCCTCATGAGGAGACTGTGACCTGCTGTCAACATTCCCTTCCATACATCTGCACCTCCTGTGAGAGAACCTAGAGCTGAAAGTCCTCCAAGCTCCCGCCTGACTTCAGGGTGGCACCACTACTCAGCCATGGCGCTCCCCTTTGCCTGAATCGGCCCTATCTAGCTCAACCTAAATTTCATAGTTCTCACCTCTAAAAGAattgtgtatgtttaaaaaaaataaaaaactacgaCTATCCATGTATAATagacaaaacttttttttccaaatgcagtGTGCTTTCTTTGTtaacagctttatggagataGAATCCACATAGAATACAACTCACTAATTTAAAGTGAACCACtcacagttcagtggtttttacaGTTATGCAACCAACACTGGAGTCTAATTTGGGGACATTTTCATCCCCTCATGCAGAAAACCTGTGCCCTTTAACTATGACTTCTCTATACCACCAGGCCCCCAGCCTTAGGCAagcactaatctactttctatctctgcagtttctggacatttcatataaatgcactCATACAATACCTGGTCTTTTGTGACACATTTCTTTGATTTAGCACATTTTCTAGGCTCATCCATTGTAATGcatttttgaggaagaaaacGATGATGTATAGGAATAACACTGGGAACCTTTTCCTAAAACCACAAAACTCGAAAATGTGCCCATTTGATATTTAAGATACAGTGTTTGGCAGGTTAACTCCTTATCATCTCTCATTACTGGCTCCTTTCAATCCCAATATGCTTCCTTCCAATGCATGGCTTCTGGCAGCCTCCATAGAGAGCCTATAATTAGAAATGGACACATTTAAGTTGGCTAATCACGAAAACATGATTACAAACAATAACAGCCATGCAGTAGAGAAAAACTCCAGTGTTATCTTCACCCTGTTCCAAGACCACTTTTTGTGTACATGAAATGTATCTTATCTTTGTGACATGTAGTTCAAGTGAAAGAATTTCAAGgggcgttgtgtgtgtgtgtgtgtgtgtgtgtgtgtgtgtgtgtgttttaatcacATGTGGTTTTGGTGTTCCGGCCCAGCTGACAGTTGAAGAAGCAGCACAGCAGTGGGGAAGGACTCagctttggggtcagacagacctgggattCGTTTCCAGAT containing:
- the KLHL34 gene encoding kelch-like protein 34, translated to MSYFLSYCKAHGGALLTGYQALRSEGFLCDVTLEVEGSEFPAHRSLLACSSDYFRALFKSHTRESRASVIHLQVPSAAGLQRLLDFIYTAWLPLSMDTVEDTLEAASYLQVTEALGLCGRYLERQLAPENCCFAANMAARFGLAHTLGAAEGCIVRHLRELLLRGAGPMGLLELNPTSLKAVLGAPDVARVPEDWLLGLALAWLRQEPEAERLAHCASLLERVRFGLVPADVLRRVYSGSGLVLPARVKGLIIQALNYHTAPSRQPLLQGEQTSVRSPQTRILLVGGCRAREAVIEEVVVPRGVARGRVAAAEPEEEEEEEEEEDEQLEEEEDWEFTQDVVAFDVYNHRWRSLTRLPAPLLGHSVCTVGNFLFVLGGESPSDGASSPPADGVRAVTAEVHRYDPRFHAWTTVPAMREARAHFWCGAVGEGLLAVGGLGADGQALASVEMYDLRRDRWTAAGALPRALHGHAGAVGDRGVVYISGGKAGRGEGGASSLREVYALGPGERAWSKRAPMSTARFGHHMAVLRGAVFAFLGRYEPFSEIERYDPGTDQWTRLRPLPYDRFCYGLAVVEETALLLGGLKWRDSRQVPTRNVVGYDLDLDRWEDIGCALPWAWNGLQCAVLQLAEGGDEEREGGLGEAPDLVLGLLG